GCGCGCGCGCGGGAAACGCGTGGTGGTGGCGAGCATCCCGGAGATGACGAGTTACGAGCTGCGGAACGCGGCGGACGAGTACATCGACTTCAAGGACATTCGCGCGGAGGTGGAACGCCCCGGCTACCGCCTGCCGAGCGAGGGCCGTGACGCGGGCAAGGCCGAGCGTGAACTGACGCGTCCCTTCTACATGACGGCCGCGGCGGACACCGATGAACGCTGAGGGCGGGGCGGGTTCGGGCCTGCCGGTCGCGCTGGACGCGGCGGGCGGGGATTTCGGTGCGCTGCCGAACGTGGAGGGCGCGGTCGCTGCGGCCCGCACGGGCCTGAAGGTGCTGCTGGTCGGGGACCGCGTGAAGCTGCACGCGGAGCTCGGCAAGTACCCGGGCAGCGCGTCCCTGCCGCTGGAGATCGTGGAGGCCGGCGACGTGATCGGCATGGATGACCACGCGAGCGACGTGCGTGGCCGCCGCGACGCGAGCATCAACGTCGCGAACCGGCTCGTGAAGGAGGGCCGCGCGTCGGCGGTGGTGAGCATGGGGCACAGCGGGGCCAGCATGGCGTCGTCGCTGCTCACGCTGGGCCGCCTGAAGGGCGTGGACCGGCCCGCCATCCTGACGCACCTCCCGTCCCGCAACGGGTTCATCACGATGCTGGACGTGGGCGCGAACGCGGACGTGAAGCCCGCGTACCTCGCGCAGTGGGCGGGCCTGGCGAGCACGTATCTGAAGGTCGTCGAGGACCGGCAGAATCCGTCGGTGGGCCTGCTGAGCATCGGCGAGGAGGACCACAAGGGCAACGCGCTCACGCTGGAGGTCCACGCCCTGCTGCGCGAGGCGGCGCGGCGCGGGGACCTGAACTTCCACGGGAACGTGGAGGGCCGCGACATCTTCCAGGGCACGACGGACATCGTGGTCACGGACGGCTTCACCGGCAACATCGCCCTGAAGCTCGCGGAGGGCGAGGCGAAGGTGCTGTTCGGGTGGGTGCGGGACGCGCTCGGCACGTCGCTGCTCAGCAAGCTGGGCGGGCTGCTCGTGCGGTCGTCGCTGCGCGGCGTGGCGGCGCGTCTCGACCCGAGCACGTACGGCGCGAGCCTGCTGATCGGCGTGAACGGCCTGAGTTACATCGGGCACGGGAGCGCCGACGCGCGCGCCGTCAAGAACGCCCTGCTGCGCGCGGACCGCGCGGACCAGACGCGCCTCATCGCGCGCCTGAAGGAAGGCCTGGAGACGGCCGCGCCGGTCGGCACCGACTGATCCCAACTTGAGCTGAGCTTCAGAAGTTCAGCCGAGCGTCTGTGGGCAGCGGCACTTCAAGGCACATGCGGCTTCTTCCGGCAGAGCTGCCGACGGTCGCCTCCAGGGGCGGCCGTTCGCGTTGCGGGCGGGCCGCACGGGTGGGGGCCGGGTGCATCTCTCATGCCGGGTTCGGTAGGCTGTGGCGGTGGACGTCCTGATCAATCACATGTCGCAGCCGGTGTACTGGTTCAAGCTGATCTTCACGCTGGGCGTCGGGTACGCCGTCTGGCTGGGCGTGATGGCGCTCCTGAAGCTCGTCACGCCGCACATCAACGCCCGCCTCTCACGTCTGCTGCGGGTCCTGTGGAGTGTCACGGCGGCGTACGGGACGCTCGCGGCGACCATCTTCGCGCTGCGGCTGGACGTGCCGCTGCTGTACGACCACGGCGAGATCGTCTGGAAGGGCGTCCGGGCGAGCAGCGGGCAAATCGTGGTGGTGGCTGCCATCGCGTTCATCGCGTGGAACCTCGTGACGATCGCCGCGAAACGCATCGTGCCGGAAAGCACGGACGGGGAGTCGTTCACGCGCCGGACCGTGCGCGTGCAGACGCTCACGTCCGTCACGGAGGGCTCGCTGCGGCTCGTGATCGTGATCCTCACGGCGATCAGCGTCCTGCAGGCGCTCGGCGTGAACGCCACGGCGCTGCTGGCAGGCGTGTCGGTGCTGGGTCTCGCGGTGGGGTTCGGCGCGCAGAGCCTCATCAAGGACGTGTTCACCGGGTTCTTCATCCTGCTGGAGGACCAGTACGGGGTGGGCGACATCATCCGCGTGAACGGCG
The sequence above is drawn from the Deinococcus aquiradiocola genome and encodes:
- the plsX gene encoding phosphate acyltransferase PlsX, with product MNAEGGAGSGLPVALDAAGGDFGALPNVEGAVAAARTGLKVLLVGDRVKLHAELGKYPGSASLPLEIVEAGDVIGMDDHASDVRGRRDASINVANRLVKEGRASAVVSMGHSGASMASSLLTLGRLKGVDRPAILTHLPSRNGFITMLDVGANADVKPAYLAQWAGLASTYLKVVEDRQNPSVGLLSIGEEDHKGNALTLEVHALLREAARRGDLNFHGNVEGRDIFQGTTDIVVTDGFTGNIALKLAEGEAKVLFGWVRDALGTSLLSKLGGLLVRSSLRGVAARLDPSTYGASLLIGVNGLSYIGHGSADARAVKNALLRADRADQTRLIARLKEGLETAAPVGTD
- a CDS encoding mechanosensitive ion channel family protein; the encoded protein is MDVLINHMSQPVYWFKLIFTLGVGYAVWLGVMALLKLVTPHINARLSRLLRVLWSVTAAYGTLAATIFALRLDVPLLYDHGEIVWKGVRASSGQIVVVAAIAFIAWNLVTIAAKRIVPESTDGESFTRRTVRVQTLTSVTEGSLRLVIVILTAISVLQALGVNATALLAGVSVLGLAVGFGAQSLIKDVFTGFFILLEDQYGVGDIIRVNGGTLSGTVERLTLRLTVLRALDGTVHLIPNGQVLTVSVSSKDWSQVLGTFTVPNGADIDRALEVMTEVAHALHTDPVWKRKFLAAPDVQGVTNLSNDGIEIRTLLKVLPKSQFAVGREFNRRIRIAMDSADLGVPGPAPIEVRISRDPSPTPAQGPVTLDKVDDRQMEPEAKQAEKDQRRDPQK